In Pseudanabaena sp. BC1403, the DNA window CAAAAAGACCTTGCCTTACACTCAGCCATTGGCAAGAGAAAGAAACTCTATTAAATGATGAGGCGACGGCAGTAAAAGAGTTACGAACTTTATTAGAACTGGCGGTATTTAACCAAGTATCTGATTTAACTAACGAGACTGTGGGGGTTTTACTTTCGGGAGGGTTAGACTCTGCGATCGTGGCAGCATTACTAAGCCGATCGGGTTTAAAAGTAAGAGCCTACACCCTAGATTTTGGTGGATATGGCATCTCCGAAGTACCCTACGCCGAGCAAGTGGCAAATTATCTGCAAATTCCCCTGATTAAAGTCGATTGTTCGCCTCAAAAAGTAAAACGATCGCTTTTAGAAGTTGCCAAAGCCTTAGACTTACCCTTTGGTGATGGCGTGAGTGTACCTTTTTGGCTGCTTTATCAAACTGCTCTTCAAGACTGTGACCTATTATTCAATGGCGAAGGAGGAGATCAGTTATTTGGTGGCTGGACGAACAAACCCCTAATTGCGGCAAGTCTCTATCAAACAAGCCCGATTACTTTTGCTGAACAATATCTTCAAACATTCCATCGATTATGGGGCTACGAAGAACGGGTTTTTAGTTCTATATTTTGGCAGATGGTGAAAGATTGGCAACCAGTCGATAGCCTTGAGTCCGCCCTAGATGGTTCAGGTTCTCTCCTCTCCCGATTACGCAGGGCAACACTGATGCTTAAGGGAGCGCAGAATATCCATCCCCGCGCTACTAATATGGCTTTGGCTTTGGGATTGCGACTGCGATCGCCGTTTTGTGACGAAGATTTAGCCCAATGGACATTTGGGGTAGATAGTAGCCTCTTTTTGCAAGGGGCTTGCGAGAAATACATTATGAAACGGGCGGTCGAACCTTGGCTCCCTGCTGAAATAGTTTGGCGACCGAAACGGGGCATGGGAGTTCCCTTAACCCAGTGGTGTTTAGAACCGCTATGGCATGACTTAGGTAAGTGGCTTAATCCAGGCTTACTGGAAACCGAGGGAATATGGCGGTCTGATTTGGCTAGTAGCATTGTTTTTGGGCAACTTAGCGGGAGCCTTCGGAAACGAAGGATAGGGGAAATTCTCTGGCTTTTGCTGCAATGGCAGTTCTGGCAAAGCCAAATGGGTGTCCCGATTAAGGACTATAGCTGGGGGCATCCATTCCATCTGCCCTATTGGTTTTGGGAACGAATGAATTTATATCGGGAAAATCTATGATAGAAAATGCTCTTTTGCTGAAACTGCTGGCAACCTATGGCTCACCATTGTATGTATATGACGGTGATCGCTTTTGGCAAAATCTTCAAGCGATTCCCCAGCAGGTAGGTTATCCCCTTACCACCTACTGCTTTGCTAGTGTTACCAACGGCAATATTTCATTACTTCAGATCGCCCAAAAGAGTGGATGGGGGATACATGCCAACACTCCTGGCGATATTTATTTGGGACTAAACGCGGGATTTTCGCCTGATCAAATTATCTATAGTGGCAGTAACCTTAGTCGGCAAGACATTGCCCAAGTCTTAGATTGGGGCGTAAGTACCTTCAACCTCGACAGCCTCTGTCAACTAGAGCAGCTTTGTGAAATGAGTTTAACCATTCCTGATCTGCGTTTAGGACTGCGCCTGAATGACCCAAGTTTAACCGCAGAAAGTCGCATTGGCGTTCAACCACAGGAATTTGCGATCGCAGTAGCGATCGCCGAACGATTCGGTCGCCAAATTCAGGGACTCCATTTCTATCGCGGCACAGGCACTAATGTTACCAAGGCTTTTACCGTCACGATTGATCGGCTTTTAACTTTAGGAAAGACTCTTCCCCATTGGCAATATTTAGATTTTGGCGGTGGCTTTGGTTATCCCTATCGTCATGGTAAGGCGGCTTTTGAATGGACGGAGTTTGGGCAGGCAATATCTCAAAAACTTGAAGGTACTAGCATTCACCTAATTTTAGAACCAGGTCGAAATGTGATTGCCGAATGTGGAATTCTGATGACCACGGTTGTAGCTGTCAAATATCAAGGAGAAAAACAAATTGTCGGCGTTGATACCACGATCGCTAATCTCACAGCCCCCAATGTTTATGGTGACTACCGCCAAATCATTGCCCTCCAAGAAAATGACAAACAAGTAATCACAGATGTTTGCGGCAATACCACTTATTCTGGCGACTATTTAGGCAGAAATATAAACTTACCGCCTTTACAAAGGGGAGATACCTTAGCCATTCTTGATGTTGGTGCTTATGGATATGCCATGTCTTCCCATTTTCTCCATCGTCCTAAGCCCGCCGAAGTATTAATTAAAGGAAGCGATCATTACTTAATTCGAGAAAGAGAAGACTACAGCGTTTTACTATCAAAGCAAATATCAATGAAATAAATCTATGAAATGCATTAACTGCGGTACAGACAGCAATTTAAGAGACAGGACAAACAATCAAGGTAAATGTCAAAAGTGTGGCACTCGCTTTGCTTTTGAACCAACATCAATGCCAAGCGATTGTCGATTTACTGATCCTAGTTTCCAAAAGATTTTAAATAATATATCTGCTAACGATACTTTGTTTTTCACAAAAGGGCAGTTATTCCATGCTCTGCCACGACGAAAAAACAGTTCTGTCCGTGACTGGCTTCGTGCTTATTTTACATCTGTTGGCTTTTCGGCTTTCCTAGTAGTGATTATAACTCCAGCTCTTGTATCAGATTCACGACTTACATTGTCGTTTAATGAAGCTTTTATCAAATCAGCATTAATTATTTCTACTGTGAACTCTATCTGGTGGTTTGTGCGATTGTGGCTTATTAGTCAAGATCTTAAATATTTTCGCCGCGAACGACTGACAAGGGCTAGGTCACTCCAAGCTTTGGGAGTTATCTTACTTAATGCTGCCACTGTAAGTCTTTTTTTGCAACAGTTGCTAGGGGTTGGAATTTTCTTCATCTTAGGAGCTAGCGCAGTCGGTTTAGGCGTTTGGCAAGCTCGCAGGATTCCTAACACAATGGAAGCCACTCCACCAATAACACCTCAAATGTTTGACTCATTACTAGAAAAATGGATATCTGCCCACGGAGCGCCTCCAAAATTACTATTGGATACCAATGAGAATAATTTTTCTGTTCCTAATTTACCAGGAGTCGATGTTACCAATTACAGCTTTGATCGGTTGATTATCTGTCAGAGCGACAATATTGCCCAGATGTTACTGTCTAATAATTTTCACTTTGAATATAACAGTGGAATTGTAAGTATAAATCATTATCCTTCTAGTATTTTTGAAACAATAATGATCATGGCAAGGCGTAATCCTGATTTGAAAGTTTTTGTGTTACATGATTGCAGTCCAGATGGCATTCGGACTCTTAATATGGTCAAATACAACTCCCAATGGTTTGGCGGACAAACAACTGCAATAATGGATGTGGGGATTTCCCCTCGACAGATTTTATCTGCCAAGCGATCGGTTGTTACTCAAAGTAGTGAGCAATCAATTAGGGTGTCTTTGGGGTTAGAATCAGAAATTCGCGACAATTTAACCACTGAAGAATTAAAATGGTTTGATGCTGGAAATTATGTGCTTTTAGAATTTTTCTCTCCCCAACGCATTCTCCAAACTCTCAGCCGTTGCTTATATCTAGGAGAACAATCAGGGGCGATCGAAGGTAATGATAGTGATTTAATTATTTTGGGTGGTGATAGTTTCTATGGTGTTGAAAACTTTGGCTAACTATCGGTGTTGTTGTATCCATAGTTCCAGACTTACTAACAGCCATAATTTAACCCCATAGCGCTTCCAAGGATCGCCTTGATAGTTTAACCAAGATCGAATGGTTTCTGTCTGTAAATAGGGTGCGATCGCCGCATTTTTTGATAGTAATAAATCCTTAGCTTGCTTGTTCCAATACTTTTGAAACCCTAACTGCACAGGAACCATCATGCCACTCTTGGGGCGATGAATAATTTCTGTCGGTAAAAAATCAATCATCGCTTGTTTTAAGACCGATTTTTCGATCGCCCCAGACACCTTACAGTTGATGGGCATACTCAAACTTAAATCTACGATTCGCGGGTCAAATAGAGGCGATCGCCCTTCTATTTCAACTGCTCCTAATAAATTATTAACCTTAGTCAGAATATGATCTGCGCCCTTAAATTTAATATTGATCATAAATAATTTCTGCAAAAAATCCATGTCTGAATTTAGATCGGATTCAAAAAAGAATGGCTGATCTTTAACTAATTCCCAAATCTCTGGTTTGAGCAGTTGGGGTAAATCATCTGCACATTTTTGAAATGAACGCAAATAACTTGTGTTTAAATTTCCTCCATACACTTGATTAAGTAGCATCGGTTGATTCTTGGGACCACCAAAACAAGGATCACCGCCTTCGCCATTGAGAATGATCGAAACTGATTGCTTTGCTAATTTTGCCAATAGTAAATTAGGAACTGTTAAAGGATCGCCGATCGGATCGTCTAAAAGCGCCATTGCTTCTGGTAAAAACTTCCACATATCCCTAAAGGAAATTTCTAAAAGTTGATGTTCTAAACCGCAATGTTGGGCTACCAAACTAGAAAACTCTAACTCGTTGGGCAAGTCCTTCCCAAAGTGAATAGAATAGGCAATAACTTCCTGTTGATGAATCTTGGCACTCAACGCGGCTACGGCACTGGAGTCTAGCCCGCCCGACAAAAATACCCCTACTTTTTCATGTTCAGGCAAGTTTTCTCGAACAACTTGTAACAATAGGTTGCGTAAGCGATCGGCATAGTAACCCATATCTTCTATTTCTGACTCACTCTTATCTTCTATTCTCCAAAAGACGTTTGTTTCTTCTTGAGGCAGAGTTAAAACATTTCCAGAAGACAATTCTTTTACTCCTTTCCACATTGTGCGTTCTCCTGGAACAAAAGCACAACATAGATAATCTCTGAGAGCAATGGGGTCTATTTCTGCTTGATGATAGGGGCGTAAAGACTGCAAGCAAGGGGCTATCCACCATGATGAATGGTCGGTTGTGTAATACAGAGTCTTGCCACCCACTCCATCTCTGCACAAATGTAGCTGATGTTTCTCACAGTCCCAAATAACAAAAGCAAAAAAGCTGTAAATGTTTCTTAAACATTCACGACCATCTTTCTCCCACATTTGGACAATATCATTGAGATTAAGTCCTTTTGTTATCTCTCCCACAATTACGAATCTTTTAGATGCACTAAAGGCCATAGAAGATGGAGAACCGAATGTAGCAAATAAGTCTTGATCGTGCCAAATAGCATTTTTTGTGGGTATTTTACCGAATCCAACCAGCCAATATGTTTTTGTGAGGGAAAAATGAGCCATTGTTAGTTTATAGAATTTATTTTTTCTGTTGACTATTAAAAATTGCTTTCCGCCTAAAAATTAGACAGAAAGAAACCTTGAACATTATCTAAATGTTTTGAGAAATCTTTCTATTTATAGCAGATTTATAGCAAAATCATCATGGATTAAAGAATCAAGTAGCAACTACAACCATCATCAAATTTTGGGAGATTTGAGAACAGTTAACAAGAGAATCCACCAAGGCGCTCGCAGATCGGGAACGAACGTAGCTATACTTTTAAGAGTCGAGAAAGCTTGCGCCAATAAAAACCTAAGAGAGCGTAAAGAAACAGGACGATACTCATATTAATCAACTATTCCATAACGCGCTGCTAATTCCGCCACAATCTGAACCTTGCCAGTTCACATCATCAGGTCTGGATCGTTACAAAGTGACGCAATTACCCTACCGACAAATAAAGGAGTCTCCCAATTAAACTTGTCAGAGATCGCGGCTACACCAAGATTACCCTCATGGTTTTCATCCGCCAACTGATGAAACTGTTCAGTGCCAACAATCCCCGGCCAAAGTGAAATCGAAGCAATATTAAATGGCTTGAGTTCGACAGCCATATCCGCCGCAAGGCGATCGCAAGCTGATTTACTAGTACCATAGGCAACACCAAAGATAGGAGCTAAACCACCCCAAGAAGAAATCGTCACGATCAAACCTTGCTTGCGTTTGGTCGTCATCTTCGCTGCAAAATGACTTGCCACATGGTGATTTCGCAAACCGACTTGATTGCAAGCATCCCAAAGATTTATATCTGCTTCCCAGAAGGGTTTACCACTAGACGAGATTAGCGATCGCACACCACCATAAGCATTATTGACCAATAGATCCAATTGTCTATGTAGCGCTTACCGATCGATGGCTAATCAGTTTATTCTTCAACAAAAGCTAGAAGATATCCTGAATCTTCCCTTTGAAATATTCCCAGAACTTAATTGAGAAGATTATGCTGATAGAAGTTACTAAAGAGGTCAAGTAATCGAAGTTAGAGATTGACAGAATGCTCTTAAACATTCTTGAGAATAATTTATCCATTCTCGAAAGATATAATTACATGAAACATTTCAGTCAAAGAAATTAACAAATAATTGTCGGACAAATCAATGATTAGCAGTACAAAGCATTAAAAGATCGACCTGCACACCTTGGGACTAACTGGAAAAAGTGTCACTTTACAAAACGTTATTTGAAACATGGAAAGACTAAAAATCACGCTCACCACAGCCGATTATCGTCAATGTGTAACCCTATGCCTAAAAGGTCATAGTCATGCGTCAACGATCAACCGCGCACAGGTATTACTAGCCCTGCATGACGGTGTGGATATCTCAGAAGTAATGAAGGTTTTGAGGGTTAAAAGAACCCGTCTCTGGCGATTGCGGAAGCAATATCTGCAAGGTGGCTTAAATGATGCTTTAGCAGATCGGCGGAGGCGATCATAATGTTTCAAATACAGTCTAAATTGACTGTGCGTATAGAGTTTGGCTATTGACTAGAACTGAACTATCGATAAAAATGCTTTCCAAGAACTGAAGCTCAAAGGTGATGAGATCGCATTGCGACCTATGCCTTTTGGTTATCACATCTCCAATTTTAGCTAGATAGCAACAATGAAAACCGATTCAATTAATCCGATGAGAGTAACCTATAGTCCTCATCGCCGTAAATTCCTCGACAAGATCCAAGATCCTCAGTTAGCCGCATTGACTGCTGCGATTGTGGGAATCGTTATCACCTTTACCTACTCTAAAGGGATGTATCTAACGGCGCTACTTGCCTTAATTGGTTTACTCTTAGCATTCCCGAAAGTATTGCTGATGCTGTATGGCAAATTCGAGCAAATGATTCGGCATTACAAGTACAGTCCCGTTTTATTACTGGGCATAGTAATTGGCTTCCTGATCGGCTTGCTGTTGATTTTTACTGTTGAGCCAGCCCAAGCCCAGTTTTTTAACAAAACCCAGACATGGATGACGGGTGCAATTCCTGGCATCGATACAGGACTTGTTGCTTTGATTTTCAATGTGTTGCGAGCCTTGTTTGTAATCTATCTGGGGATTGGACTTGTAAAGGTGATTCAATCAGCCAGAAATGATGATGACTGGCAGCAAATGGCAAGGACACCATTGATTCTGGTAGTGACGGTGACGATGGGTGACATTTTGGCAGGCATTATCACGGGTGCAACCTAAAGCTATGGCAGAAGATTACAAATTTCGTAAGGTCAATGCCATTCTGGGTGCAAGTCCCAAGATTGGACCTTTTCCCACCGAGCTAATCATTCCTTGGGCAATTATCAGCTTTACCCTGTTCATGATTTGCTACGTGGTTCTAAATCTGCCTTGGTTATGGGTATTGCTGATCGTGGCTTGGGGCAATGCGACATGGTGGATTTTAACTGGTTCAAAGCCCTATCGATTTTTATCAAAATTTATCCCTGTGCCACGATGGACGCGAGGCGTTTATCAGTACAGAGGAATGCGTAAGCAGGAGGTAAAGAAATATGCAGAGCGTTAGTCAGAAGCGATATCGCCACTTTGAAAAAGAGCTTGCCGTGGAATGTCTGCTCAAGTTTGAGCTACGCGGTCGCACTGTTAGTTGCTTTGTACTCAAGCAAGGTCAATCATCGCTGGAGTCATTGCAGTTTGTATTTGGCTGGGAGTCAAAGGGGATTCACACCACCCTCTCAACAGAGCAGGAAGAATCGCTCTTTGAGGCGATTCAATCAGGTTTAAAAGATATTCCTGATGGTGAAAAGCTGACGGTGCATTTTGGTTCAGTTAGCTCCGACAGCGATCGCCAACAGCAACTCCAAGAACTATACGAACAAGCGGATACTCCGCAACTCAAGTTTCTGGTAATGGGTGAAAAGCAGAGGGTGCAGGAATTAGCGAAGTCAGGACTACGCAAACCTAAATTCCTGAGACTTTATGCCACTTATACCCTGCGTGGTGCGACGGCTGGTGGCAATGATGTGCTTGAAAAAGCACTGGCTTGGATACAGAAACTATCACAGCAACTAATGGGTCAGGAAAAGCAAATTGAGCAGGAGCGTCATGAGATTGCTTTTGCCAAAGCCTTTACCGATGGGTTCTTGAACTGGGAACAGATTCTGGTGAATCGTATGGGTTTAGACCTGCGACCCTTGACTGAGAATGAACTATGGGAACACCTCTGGCGGCAATTTAATAGCAGCAACCCACCTGCAATTCCCCAATTACTGGTGATGTCCGAGCGTGGTGTAGAAGAGCGCATCAATACGCAGGTGCATCTAAAAACACTATTACTAGAGCGTCCCGATTCAATTCCTTTTGCTGACAATGGCTTTGTGCATCTCAATGGTGAATATATTGGCGTACTCACCTTCATGGATAAACCAGGGGGCTGGGTATCCAAGGGTAAGCAGATGCGCTATCTCTGGGAGGCGATCGCCCGCGACTCTGTAGCAAATACGGAAGTATTCTGCCAGTTCACAAGGGCAAATGAAACCATTGTCAAAGCAAATATGCAACGGGTGACGAAGCAAAGCATTGTCTCGCAAGAACAGTCCGCTTCCTTGAATAACATCAACGTCAATGCATCACTGAAACAGCAAAAAGCAGTCAAGGCTCAAGAAGCGCTTTATGAGGGAGCCATGCCCATTAACGTGGCTGTAGCTGTCTTAATCCGTCGTCCTAACCTGATCGCCCTTGATGATGCTTGCCGCTATTTTTGCAGTTGCTTCCAGCGTCCTGCGTGGGTAGAGCGCGAAACTGAATATGCATGGCTAATGTGGAAACAAACCCTACCCGTGACCGTGGGTAATCTGCTGGCTCAACCCTTTCCCCGTCGCCATGTTTATTTATCCGATGAAGCAGTTGCTTTTACGGGTTGTGTGATGCCTAGATCGGTCGATGAGACTGGCTTTGAATTGATTACGGAAGAAGGTGGAATGCCTATTTATATCGACGTGCGAAAGCATCGCAATATCGGTATTTTCGCGACTACCCGTGCGGGTAAGTCGGTATTGGTATCGGCAGTTTTGTCTCAAGCCCTGTGCCAAGAACAGCAAATTGTGGCTCTCGATTTCCCAAAACCCGATGGCACGAGTACGTTTACGGACTATACCCATTTCATAGGCGAACTGGGAGCCTATTTTGATATCAGTAAAGAGTCATCGAATTTACTGGAATTGCCAGATTTACGCACCTTTGACCCCGAACAAGCAGAAGAAAGGCTACGGGATTTCAAATCCTTTGTGGAATCGGCGCTCATGACAATGGTATTTGGGGCAAGTCAGCATGACCTGTCCTCATCGGAAAGACAACTGCGGCAATTGATTAGGGCTTTTTTAGTACCTGTGGTCAATAGCTTCTTTGACGATCAGCAAATCAAAGCCAGATACGATCGGGCGATCGCAGAGGGATTCGGTACAGAGGCATGGAGTAATATGCCCACTCTGTCGGACTTTCTCGATTACTTTTTGAATGAAGGGAAATCAGCTATTACATCCGATGTTGCCGATAGCGAACAGATCGATCAAGCCACCAATCAAATTGTGATTCAACTGCGGTTCTGGCTTAATTCTAGAATTGGTCGCGCTATTTCCCGTCCATCCACTTTTCGCAGTGATGCGAGACTGTTGGTGTTTGCCCTGCGAAACCTATCGGAAGCGGAGGATGCGGCAATTTTAGCTTTATCGGCATATTCCGCCGCCCTAAGACGCGCTTTATCGTCACCTGCCAGCATCCTGTTCATCGATGAAGCACCAATTTTATTTGAATATCCCACCATCTCGGAAATGGTAGCAAGGCTCTGTGCCAATGGAGCCAAGGCAGACATCAAAGTAATTATTTCCGCCCAAGACCCCGACACGATCGCGAGATCGCCCTCTGCGCCAAAAATCCTGCAAAACCTATCCACCAGATTGATTGGTCGCATCCAACCATCGGCAGTAGATAGTTTTGTCAGCATCCTCAAATATCCCAGAGAGGTGATTGCCCAGAATGCAGAGGAGCGGTTCTTCCCGAAACGTGAGGCGATTTATTCGCAATGGTTGCTAGATGATGCGGGCATTTATACGTTCGTGCGCTTTTTCCCTAGTTATATCCAACTGGGCGTAGTGGCAAACAATCCCGATGAGCAAGAGGCACGTACCGCTTACATGCTGGCGATGGCAGATCCATACAAAGGACTGGCTGCTTTTTCACGCGAGATGGCAAGTGCCTTGAGGGATGGGCGCAAGCTGAAACTGCCCGAATTGGCTGCTTAATTTCAAATCACTAGAAACTACTTCCCCCACTGCCATGAACAAGCCAAAAACTCATCAGATTGCAGTCATCAGCCTCGCAACCTGTTCGCTTTTGCTATTTAGTCCCCGCCCTGCGGAAGCTCAAGTGCCATTACCACCCGAACTCTCAGGATTAATCCAACAGGTCAATCAACTGATTACCTCGATCGATTCTGGCGATTTCTTAAAAGCGCAGATGGACAAGCTACTTGGGCAGTACTTACCACAGGTACAGGCTGCCATTACTCAGTCAATCGGGCAACTGGGATTACCAGATCCCAGCAAAGCCGAAGCCACAGTCCTTGCTCAGATCGAGGGAGCCTTTAACAGTGCAGGACTAAATGGCACATCGATCAATCAAGGTGTGGTCACCTCGGCGATTACGAATACCTCGATCCAAAATGTATTGGGAGAAGAAGGACAAGCAAGGCTGAAGAAAACCCTTGAAGATATGCTCGTTAATGCTCAAAACGTTGGACAGCTATCTTTGAATACAGCGACAGGTGCGGAAAATAGCACGGCGATCGCTGATGTCTCCCAGCAGATGGCCGCGAACTCTGTTACCTTTGCTCAGAACTCATTATCCCGTTCCCAACAGGTAGATGGCTTGTCACAACAGGCGCAAGCCGCCTTATCGACACAGGATGTCCTCAAGATCGTGGCACAACAGAATGCGGGTAATTCGGCAATCCTTGCCAATATTGCTTCCCAGTTTGGTAACAATGCCAATCAGGTTAGTAATGTAGCTAATCAACTGGAACTACTATCAAACCAGAACTCACAGGTTGCCGAACAGAATAGCCAACGCGCTCAGATTGATGCTCAACAGTTAGCTCTGCAAGTGCAGCAAACCCAACAGGGTGCAACATCTTTGCTTAATCTCGACCAGATTAACGCTTCACTCAAGGGCGATCGCCAAGATCGGCTGATCGAGCGTAATTCTACGGTTCAACAACGGATGCCCTATACCTTTCTAAGATAGTGAGATAACCGATGCTGATTGCTCAAGCGATTGTCAATAATTCCGAAGAGGTATCGCTAGCGGTACAAGGCTCATGGCAGAACACTTGGGAACTTGCCTTTAATGGCACTCTTTATCAAGCGCTCACCAATCTGGGATTAATCATTGCCGTGGCTTCGCTGTTGCTATGGATCATCCAATTCACTAAAAACCTGATTGATGACCAGAGCTATCGTCAATTTGGCGAGTTAATCTGGCCGGTAATTGTGATTGTGCTGCTCACCAATGGTGGTCAAAACCTGATCGGACTCACCAATGGGATGCGGACGGTGATTAACAATGCCAATAACTCGGTCTTAGGCGCAATTACCTCCACCGCCCAATTGGAGAAAACCTTATCAGCTCTAGCTGATTTCTCCGTTACCCAAGAACAAATCATTGCCTACCGTCAGCAATGCAATGGACTCACCAAAAATGAGGAGATGCAGGTCTGCTTACAAGAGGTGAATACCAAAGCTCAAGCTTTGCTCGGTAACTATCAATCTAACTATGGTGCAGTTGCTGCGGCTCTGGTGGGCAAGTTGCAAAAACAAATCCAGAAGGCAAGTGAAAACCCTCTCGAAGCCGTTACCAATCTCTTTCCTGGCACGGTGATTTCAAGGTCAATCATGCTGGCGGCGATCGAGACTTTTATGGTAGCGATGCAGTCGGCATTTCAGGCTTTGATTGAAGTCGGGTTTCTACTGACAGGTTTACTCGGTCCTCTTGCGGTTGGGGCTTCCTTACTACCGATTGGCGCAAAGCCTCTCTATGCATGGATGACAGGATTCTGGTCATTGGGCATGGCAAAGCTGAGCTTGAACATCGTCACAGGACTTGCCGCCACTGCGATCGCGGCTTCAGCACAGATGGATACGCTCTCGATCGCAATTGTTCTCGGACTACTTGCACCAATTCTGGCGCTATCCCTATCGGCGGGTGGTGGCATGGCAATATTTAGCGCCATTCTCTCGGCGGCAAGTGCTGCCGCTTCCGCAGGTTTAAATATCGGTCTACGCATCTCTAGGTAATTCCCATGAACTCATATCCAAATACTGAAGTGAATACTGAACCAAAACCAGAAACAGATGAAACTAATGCTTTCCATCGCTTTATTCCTGCTGGTCTATCCCACCGTGGTAAAGCCAAAACTCCTAAAGACGTACTGGTGGTATCGATTTTGTTCGGCATACTTGGCTTATCGGCACTGAATAGCCTAGGGCTGATCGCTCTGATTGGTGCATATGCCTCCCTTGCTTCCCAGAAACCACCTACGCTCGTGCAATTGTCAGGCGGGAAAGCGATTACGGCG includes these proteins:
- a CDS encoding asparagine synthetase B, with amino-acid sequence MEVGIAGLGFVGSWGADLDILINANPDESWQKVTVDRIAIDAGKGILTDSGTDIGDAWANAEPTTITLGRQAFGRVSLYWCQTEQGLWFATRFRWLLPLVKREIDPIAVYSYACFSYVTTPLTPIKSIHAIASGGIQTWEQGQIVPTKRPCLTLSHWQEKETLLNDEATAVKELRTLLELAVFNQVSDLTNETVGVLLSGGLDSAIVAALLSRSGLKVRAYTLDFGGYGISEVPYAEQVANYLQIPLIKVDCSPQKVKRSLLEVAKALDLPFGDGVSVPFWLLYQTALQDCDLLFNGEGGDQLFGGWTNKPLIAASLYQTSPITFAEQYLQTFHRLWGYEERVFSSIFWQMVKDWQPVDSLESALDGSGSLLSRLRRATLMLKGAQNIHPRATNMALALGLRLRSPFCDEDLAQWTFGVDSSLFLQGACEKYIMKRAVEPWLPAEIVWRPKRGMGVPLTQWCLEPLWHDLGKWLNPGLLETEGIWRSDLASSIVFGQLSGSLRKRRIGEILWLLLQWQFWQSQMGVPIKDYSWGHPFHLPYWFWERMNLYRENL
- a CDS encoding decarboxylase yields the protein MIENALLLKLLATYGSPLYVYDGDRFWQNLQAIPQQVGYPLTTYCFASVTNGNISLLQIAQKSGWGIHANTPGDIYLGLNAGFSPDQIIYSGSNLSRQDIAQVLDWGVSTFNLDSLCQLEQLCEMSLTIPDLRLGLRLNDPSLTAESRIGVQPQEFAIAVAIAERFGRQIQGLHFYRGTGTNVTKAFTVTIDRLLTLGKTLPHWQYLDFGGGFGYPYRHGKAAFEWTEFGQAISQKLEGTSIHLILEPGRNVIAECGILMTTVVAVKYQGEKQIVGVDTTIANLTAPNVYGDYRQIIALQENDKQVITDVCGNTTYSGDYLGRNINLPPLQRGDTLAILDVGAYGYAMSSHFLHRPKPAEVLIKGSDHYLIREREDYSVLLSKQISMK
- a CDS encoding asparagine synthetase B, whose protein sequence is MGEITKGLNLNDIVQMWEKDGRECLRNIYSFFAFVIWDCEKHQLHLCRDGVGGKTLYYTTDHSSWWIAPCLQSLRPYHQAEIDPIALRDYLCCAFVPGERTMWKGVKELSSGNVLTLPQEETNVFWRIEDKSESEIEDMGYYADRLRNLLLQVVRENLPEHEKVGVFLSGGLDSSAVAALSAKIHQQEVIAYSIHFGKDLPNELEFSSLVAQHCGLEHQLLEISFRDMWKFLPEAMALLDDPIGDPLTVPNLLLAKLAKQSVSIILNGEGGDPCFGGPKNQPMLLNQVYGGNLNTSYLRSFQKCADDLPQLLKPEIWELVKDQPFFFESDLNSDMDFLQKLFMINIKFKGADHILTKVNNLLGAVEIEGRSPLFDPRIVDLSLSMPINCKVSGAIEKSVLKQAMIDFLPTEIIHRPKSGMMVPVQLGFQKYWNKQAKDLLLSKNAAIAPYLQTETIRSWLNYQGDPWKRYGVKLWLLVSLELWIQQHR
- a CDS encoding SDR family NAD(P)-dependent oxidoreductase, whose translation is MDLLVNNAYGGVRSLISSSGKPFWEADINLWDACNQVGLRNHHVASHFAAKMTTKRKQGLIVTISSWGGLAPIFGVAYGTSKSACDRLAADMAVELKPFNIASISLWPGIVGTEQFHQLADENHEGNLGVAAISDKFNWETPLFVGRVIASLCNDPDLMM
- a CDS encoding helix-turn-helix domain-containing protein, whose translation is MERLKITLTTADYRQCVTLCLKGHSHASTINRAQVLLALHDGVDISEVMKVLRVKRTRLWRLRKQYLQGGLNDALADRRRRS